Genomic window (Amaranthus tricolor cultivar Red isolate AtriRed21 chromosome 7, ASM2621246v1, whole genome shotgun sequence):
ttaactttttatttttcttttaaatattatttttattatttttgttggtgatgttgttgtcattattgttattgttagtaaatttttctttaatgttatttttaaatattgtttttgttattagtgttatgattattattattgtttttgttattattgttatgattattattattgttatttttcttattattattattattattattattattattattattattattattattattattattattattattattattgttgatttaGAAAatgaattacaataataataataataattattattattattattattattattttgttaaattatatttgttgataatgattagttaaattatatttgttgataatgattagttaaatattgttgttgttaaattatatttgttgataatgagtagtttaatatgttaattaattattgtcttttgttcatgtggttaacttaacgtaatgtttgattatttttatttattattaatagttaattaaattatcaaaattgtagtaaatggctggtagtTAAGGGAAATGAAAggtttttttagacacttgttgagcgggaatagttctaggcctaccctacttagaggggaccctcatgagaggggAGTAACGGGTTCttctaggagggctaggcagaaagacgctgccagacacagtgaggcccaacggtcgagtaTGTTGCACCAAGTGCGCACTcggtttgatgaccaggctagcttatagagtagttggggggtttctagtgatgatgatgatgatgagtaccAAGCCGCTGTTGGTCGGCCAGTGGATTGGACTGTGGGGTCGACGGTAAATTCACACGTGCCGCCCGTAGTTCTGCAGACACATCTGAGCATGCCGGACATAGTCATGTTGATGATGAGCCGTCACGGGAGAACAGACGCTCTCAGTCCGCTGAAACAGACTAGTTGATCATATCGCCCCAACCCGGGGGGCCCAAAGATACGCGCCTGATACCTAgatatggcgggcacatagccaAAGATATTTTTGACGGCTCTACGCGTACGCCTCCGGTTCTGGAGTGCCGTAGTAGAAAGAAGTcgttggaggcgatcatcgAATTGCGGGATATGTCTGCTGCGCTTTATGATGTTTACCTGCCACTCCCCTCGGCCGGCTACCCTACATTATGCACCAACACAttgactgtgctttgatatcgacctttgtggagaggtggcagccggatacgaacaccttccacatgccatggggggagatgacgattatgttgcacgacgtgcaacgcatattgggcataggTATTGAAGGTTCACTACCGCCTGAACCTGCTGAGGGGGAGTGGAAGGGCGCTATTGCTGGTTTGTTTGGGGAGCCTATGTCCGAGCTACGACGGAAAGGGATATTCACCAGCGGTGGCATCAACGTTGCTGAAATTATGCAGTTGTGCCATCGGTCCCAGGCTATGGAGACCCAGTCGACAGCCCAttacatggctattgtcggctCTACACTGCTGGCGGAGAAGACCAGAACCGACATGAaacctcacccgatactaacCGTCAAcgtcgatcaggatgagatcgccTGAGGTGCGGTGACGCTGGCCTACATGTATCGGCAACTGgaaatggcatctagggctggttgcaagatcATTGCTGGTTGCCTGACATTGCttcagacatggatttacgagtacttttCGGCTTGTCGCCCTCATCCTCGTCAAGAAAAtgtgcctaataagactagggcggagatgtggtcgaCGCCCAGGCCAGGTCATGAGATCAACAGGCTGAGGGACTGCAGGAGTATACTGGACTCCATGACGgaaactcaggtattgtacatcatATCGCACTTTGTTATTTGTATATGTTAATTTtgcttgtatgcaggtggaatggactccgtacatgacttctccaagggcattgctaaatgagcacccacgcaccacctacatcgggggtatcacttgctttgatatcgtcgaggtgtgTTTGCCGGAGAGGACATTGTGACAGGTTGGctttgtgcaggctattcccccccATCCTATTAGACCAACCCAGGATTtacgaccggcacacggtacctatTCCGTGACATTTTCTTCTACGACTATTTAcatggaggcatggagtaggttcccctattgtggccgccttggtgatcaggcacttcgtcgggcatctgttccatcagaggctgatccTAGTTACGTTGATTGGTTCAGAGTGTCCTCCCACCCATACGTCCGCCTAGGCAAAGGACCGAGTGTCGGTTTTAGTCCAGCTGAAAGTAGAGCGGAAtacgttagtttttttttaatttatttgttttctattatgtgtttgtgttatttagatgctatttaatatcttattcacacccttttttttttttttacagtttcTAAATGAATGGCCGAGTCGAGTCGCTCCATTGGTGAGACTGCCTCCTGTTGTGGAAATGACCCCCCGGGAAAGACATACTTTAGATATATACGTTTTtgatgttagagatttatttgccgTATGACAAGCTTTTAAGGGGCATAACCCTTCATAGGTTGTTGGTTTTTgtaattgaaaactaatttacatcaatgcttttattagTTTACATCAATTCCATACATATTGAATTCCATCCACGTATTAAATCTCATCCACGTATTAAATCTCATCTACATGtgtagttaaactaaataatgatgtaCACAATAATATCACTATGGACTATCAACAAATTGAATCCCATCTATATGtgtagttaaactaaataatgatgtacacaatgtgttacactatggactatctaaatttacagcatcttcaGTGGTGTTATTACGTTGTGGTGGTCGTGGTCCGTATAGTCTATTCCAAAGCAAAATCCTGCTACTAAAATGTGTTTCGATATGTCTGGAAGAATTGTCAACTGTTTCCCTCCATGATTGCTGGACTGGCGGCAAGGAGATGAATCGTcattcattaatagttgaataAAACGATTGCTATTCatccaacatatatgtataactttatttacactatgcatACCCActgctttccttaacggaagaaccaaacaTTTGTACATCGgattaccgtcagcagaaccataataatCAATGCTAATGTTAAGaaatgttgctgcagagtacaatgccatCGGTGCTTCCATCCAGTGAATATAAGGAGCATGTCCATTGCTGTGTGAACCAATTCTGAATATAGCATTGTCTAACACCTCCTCTGATAGATACACACTTACGTATtggtctctgttcatttgcaatTCCACGCACAttgcacgtcttaaaagaggccatgcctcctcgcctctcaactctgtgacggcaatagctctaaaaccacagttaccatcacctataacatcatttcaatcaaacaagtaaggagggaGAATGTGCGAGATGTGATTGGGCCATGAaaacagtgaaaaatcacgacctactGCGTCATCtgcaattattgaaaataaggttagtaagattaagttgtaacaaactaatttaaataacggcaaggaaagtcatgtaccgaataagttgaaactaaacttaattccaactgaggatTGTCTTTCCCGACCACTAGATCTATCATTGGATCTCccgcgggatgaagatctagaccctcgatc
Coding sequences:
- the LOC130818925 gene encoding uncharacterized protein LOC130818925, which encodes MCVELQMNRDQYVSVYLSEEVLDNAIFRIGSHSNGHAPYIHWMEAPMALYSAATFLNISIDYYGSADGNPMYKCLVLPLRKAVGMHSVNKVIHICWMNSNRFIQLLMNDDSSPCRQSSNHGGKQLTILPDISKHILVAGFCFGIDYTDHDHHNVITPLKML